A window of the Cryptosporidium parvum Iowa II chromosome 7, whole genome shotgun sequence genome harbors these coding sequences:
- a CDS encoding hypothetical protein (with 6 transmembrane domain; transcripts identified by EST) has translation MNEEFKNIDSWRGSVAGTTLRINGRKRNENTTSFFRTEIFNLLIVQITMISIMCIFIFIGVSLHVVKLKKIHADEYISHFNLDNDTSNILTENLRSIENSMGQMSFFRVLRNNLDLSLPMKNNKDGNIIFCGGTHRRGTNWSEEVINITKRTIEIALGNRVLIEFKRGLVFAINTVDIESSNIGVNQDHLNQLNNGSMLFKLFLASSGYVSPCYMFGKRLYSYILGKNSGFLGYFMVMIPWFFSILSPQPMLLVHFPRLLIYFLIAMHRVIFLHIIINIAEKKLFSFDFSDHIVLYAMYILIISIEWCAIGYNIKNKFVVSCIRGYCLSLLAIISYSSFFTALYFHFPLETLAGFIIAFFGLFGIFWMLIFLEYIDLTKIGLHK, from the coding sequence atgaatgaagaatttaaaaatatcgATTCATGGAGGGGCTCCGTGGCTGGAACAACTCTGAGAATAAATGGTCGGAAAAGGAATGAAAATACTACCTCCTTTTTTAGAACggaaatttttaatttacttaTTGTTCAAATAACTATGATTTCAATAATGTGCatattcatattcattGGAGTTTCCTTACATGTAGTTaaacttaaaaaaatacatGCAGATGAATATATATCACATTTCAACTTAGACAATGATACTAGCAACATTTTAACCGAAAATTTGAGATCAATAGAAAATTCTATGGGTCAAATGTCGTTTTTTAGAGTATTGagaaataatttggatCTATCATTGCCAATGAAAAATAACAAAGAtggtaatattattttttgtgGTGGCACTCATAGGCGTGGTACAAATTGGTCTGAGGaagtaataaatattacaaaGAGAACCATTGAAATTGCGCTGGGTAATAGAGTGTTAATCGAATTCAAAAGAGGTTTAGTATTTGCAATAAACACAGTCGATATTGAAAGTAGTAACATTGGTGTTAACCAAGATCATCTTAATCAACTAAATAATGGCTCAATgctatttaaattatttttagcATCTAGTGGATATGTATCTCCTTGTTACATGTTTGGAAAGAGATTATATTCTTATATTTTGGGGAAGAATTCTGGATTTTTGGGGTATTTTATGGTTATGATACCCTGGTTTTTTTCAATACTGTCCCCTCAACCAATGTTGTTGGTACATTTTCCGAGActtttaatttactttttGATCGCAATGCATAGAGTTATATTTCTTCacattatcattaatattgcagagaaaaaattattctctTTTGACTTTTCGGATCATATTGTATTGTATGCAatgtatatattaattatatctaTTGAATGGTGTGCTATAGGCTATAATATCAAAAACAAATTCGTTGTTTCTTGTATAAGAGGGTATTGCTTGTCGCTACTAGCAATAATTTCATATAGCAGTTTTTTTACTGCATTATATTTTCACTTCCCTCTTGAAACGCTCGCtggatttattattgcatTTTTTGGTctttttggaattttttGGATGCTTATTTTTTTAGAGTATATTGACTTGACTAAAATAGGGCTTCATAAGTAG
- a CDS encoding T complex chaperonin: KQHISGHILSLYCVIYLLSMNVAMDEYGNPFIILREQEQKQRLKGIDAHKSNILAAKSVADILRTSLGPKGMDKIVVSPDGEIVVTNDGATIMEKMNINNECGKLLVELSKSQDAEIGDGTTGVVILAGALLERSVELLEKGIHPIRIANGFEYACSIALKKLEEISLKNGTVSDIQNNLLFNSAMTALGSKVVSSQQKHFAKMAVDAVLAVADLDRRDVNFDLINIQGKPGGRLEESCIVNGIVLDKEMSHPQMNKKIENAKIALLTCPFEPPKPKTKHKIDIKSSSDFDVLFETEQKYFSEMIDKVVSSGANMVVCQWGFDDEANHMLSQRGLPSIRWVGGVEIELLAIATGAHIVPRFEDLAENKLGSAALVKEVTSGTEKDKLIFIEGCSKSKAVTVLIRGGNQMVVDEAKRCIYDALCVVRNLIRDSRVVPGGGASEIASSIAVQKAVESVSSIEQFAVEAFADALLSLPHALADNCGLDSISLVGEAKQKQVSQDDPNYGIDCDKLCVESMEKIKVFESLASKQHQLALATQAVKMILKIDDVIKPTELF, translated from the coding sequence AAACAACATATTTCCGGCCATATATTATCTTTGTATTGcgtaatttatttattaagtATGAATGTTGCAATGGATGAATATGGGAACCCTTTTATCATATTGAGAGAGCAAGAGCAAAAACAGCGTTTAAAGGGGATCGATGCGcataaatcaaatattttagcAGCCAAGTCTGTTGCTGATATATTAAGAACTAGTTTGGGACCGAAAGGAATGGACAAGATAGTTGTAAGTCCTGATGGCGAAATTGTCGTTACAAATGATGGTGCGACAATCATggagaaaatgaatattaataacGAGTGCGGAAAACTGCTGGTGGAGTTGTCTAAGTCACAAGATGCAGAGATAGGTGATGGAACAACAGGAGTTGTAATATTGGCTGGTGCTTTGCTAGAGCGATCAGTTGAATTGCTTGAAAAAGGAATTCACCCGATCAGAATAGCGAACGGTTTTGAGTATGCATGCTCAATAGCATTAAAGAAACTCGAAGAAATATCTCTAAAAAATGGGACAGTTTCCGACattcaaaataatcttCTATTTAACTCTGCAATGACAGCATTAGGGTCTAAAGTTGTCAGTAGCCAGCAGAAGCATTTTGCAAAAATGGCTGTTGATGCCGTATTAGCTGTTGCAGACTTGGATAGAAGAGATGTGAACTTTGAtctaattaatattcagGGAAAACCTGGTGGTAGACTAGAAGAAAGTTGTATAGTTAATGGAATTGTCCTGGATAAGGAGATGAGCCATCCTCAAATGAACAAGAAAATCGAAAATGCAAAGATAGCCCTCCTAACTTGTCCATTTGAGCCTCCTAAACCAAAAACTAAACATAAAATTGATATAAAGAGCTCATCTGACTTTGatgttttatttgaaaCTGAGCAGAAGTACTTTTCAGAAATGATAGACAAAGTAGTTTCATCAGGTGCTAATATGGTTGTTTGTCAATGGGGATTTGATGATGAGGCGAACCATATGCTTTCTCAGCGTGGGCTCCCATCGATTAGATGGGTTGGTGGAgttgaaattgaattactTGCCATTGCGACAGGCGCTCATATAGTACCAAGATTTGAGGATTTAGCAGAAAATAAGCTTGGGAGCGCCGCGTTAGTTAAGGAAGTGACATCAGGAACAGAAAAGGATAaactaatatttattgaagGATGTAGCAAATCTAAAGCGGTTACAGTGTTAATTAGAGGAGGAAATCAAATGGTAGTAGATGAAGCAAAACGTTGTATTTATGATGCACTATGTGTTGTAAGAAATCTAATAAGGGATAGTAGGGTGGTTCCGGGTGGAGGCGCTTCTGAGATAGCATCAAGCATTGCGGTGCAAAAGGCTGTAGAATCCGTTTCATCCATTGAACAGTTTGCAGTTGAGGCGTTTGCCGATGCTTTACTTTCACTACCCCATGCATTAGCAGATAATTGCGGTTTAGACTCTATTTCGTTAGTTGGTGAAGCAAAGCAAAAGCAAGTTTCGCAAGATGACCCTAATTATGGAATAGATTGTGATAAACTATGCGTAGAAAGCATGGAGAAAATAAAGGTATTTGAATCGTTAGCGTCGAAACAGCATCAGCTTGCATTAGCAACACAAGCTGTTAAGATGATACTAAAGATCGACGATGTAATTAAACCAACTGAGCTTTTTTAA
- a CDS encoding DHHC family palmitoyltransferase, 4 transmembrane domains plus possible signal peptide, with protein sequence ELYFTMDGFAKCMDSIINCFECFAKFLGHFLIAFVFFAISFLYTSGTFFIFPFMIKNSVILILTRLALFFFTVNLVYNYILCLITCPGFSKPISKREESRNEVSQYDIEAGELLFLESRNIFNDRNSQIEDSFLPEEYFKDHDKNNLFIDQGKNYMINCSKCNAIKHPRTHHCSICNKCILNMDHHCPWIGQCVGLYNRKYFILFLAWSFLSCFLISIFSIPMIIILLSSLSGINYYSDASLYDNVTFQGLLFSSVLSVSFSLGTGTLLFFHIYLLVTNQSTIEYHQNLFFRKSLNGGEALINRFDKGLSNNIREIMGTSRFPLLLFPCFY encoded by the coding sequence GAACTATATTTTACTATGGATGGGTTTGCGAAGTGCATGGATAGTATTATAAACTGTTTTGAATGCTTTGCGAAGTTTCTTGGCCATTTCCTAATAGCTTTCGTGTTTTTTGCAATATCATTCCTTTATACAAGTGGgacattttttattttcccTTTCATGATAAAAAACTCAGTTATTCTCATACTGACAAGATTGgcattgtttttttttactgTAAACCTTGTTTACAATTACATTTTATGCCTTATTACTTGCCCGGGGTTTTCAAAGCCTATCAGCAAACGGGAAGAGTCAAGGAATGAAGTATCTCAATATGATATTGAAGCAGGCGAACTTTTGTTTCTCGAAAgcagaaatatttttaatgatcGTAATTCTCAAATTGAGGATAGTTTTTTGCCAGAGGAATATTTCAAAGACcatgataaaaataacttaTTTATTGATCAAGGCAAAAACTACATGATCAATTGTTCAAAATGTAATGCGATAAAGCATCCAAGAACTCACCATTGTTcaatttgtaataaatgCATTTTAAATATGGATCATCACTGTCCATGGATAGGACAGTGCGTCGGGCTTTATAATCgcaaatattttattttatttttggcTTGGTCATTTTTAAGCTGTTTTTTAatctcaatattttcaatcccaatgattattatattgctttcatctttatctggaattaattattacagTGATGCATCACTCTATGATAACGTTACTTTCCAAGGACTGCTTTTTTCATCAGTGCTTTCcgtttctttttctttagGTACTGGTACAttgcttttttttcatatttatctATTAGTAACGAACCAATCAACTATTGAATACCATCAGAACTTGTTTTTCAGAAAGAGCCTTAATGGAGGTGAAGCTCTGATAAATCGATTCGATAAAGGAttatccaataatattagagaAATCATGGGCACAAGCAGATTTcctctattattattcccTTGTTTTTATTAg
- a CDS encoding eukaryote specific membrane proteins signal peptide plus 8 transmembrane domain yields MLVAVVGVLGSLTLSFFLWKCMDEIASDDISTFTIIPCYLGALISISPILILPFDIAGSLLGYENNNYFSIVKFFWKLAYLVLFILCWVVFPILLEYELSGDFDHNKKLRTSLERNKNRWITQIIIIAITSILYLTVFNLHDSKFSISSMCIAVAHFWGMAQITFLWGFGLVAIPLKIKNSRKLVNKNDIIKTLNKYYTILHNLEDWKAINHHEIKKLNDKLNYLYSISNEERKKTIIGKMIKTINESKTVLIKNNYLGETHHSNNIDFKNFSEKSILMIEDLITLNRELKLLVTEQKRIYYLWESTLLNSWKLENLIVDIEPHLYSKNENNPLIFSSRATGSVHTSNNSLKNDDSLSVRSNYLVMNNETIDGVFLPNNNFRIKNAELIKNIRYLLEKLFTINKEYLNQFLYIFSLVTSIGIISAEATMYFPNLNISLYSHIIRTCLRIKYMNNYIKFILVYFICQCLLIYVYVCTYWGLFYFKIPKKYGIYLNKHTDGPCIVFFSQFLCKLSTALCFHYLSILKIEETEFGKFYGKQIQHLLDIFGKDFNIFFFPIIVVLVYAINVFDLQGKLIRNSGIYYVFFEYYIFDDYVIGSNLENELSENEKISNGKRISEIQKIKKTMELNYCGRKMVQL; encoded by the coding sequence ATGCTAGTAGCTGTCGTTGGAGTTCTTGGATCTTTAACTTTAAGTTTTTTCTTGTGGAAATGCATGGATGAAATAGCTTCAGATGATATAAGTACATTTACTATAATACCTTGTTACTTGGGTGCCCTAATAAGTATTTCTcctatattaattttaccTTTTGATATCGCAGGTTCATTATTGGGCTatgaaaacaataattatttttctattgtaaaatttttttggaaattaGCATAtcttgtattatttatctTATGTTGGGTGGTTTTTCCTATTCTCCTGGAATACGAGTTATCAGGCGATTTTGATCacaacaaaaaattaaggACGAGCCTTGAAAGGAATAAAAATCGCTGGATAACTCAAATCATAATAATCGCAATAACATCAATATTATACCTTACAGTTTTTAATTTACATGATTCCAAGTTTTCAATTTCGTCAATGTGTATTGCTGTTGCTCATTTTTGGGGGATGGCTCAAATAACATTTTTATGGGGATTTGGACTAGTTGCTATTccattgaaaataaaaaattccCGTAAATTggtaaataaaaatgatattattaaaactttaaataaatattatacgATTTTACACAACTTAGAAGACTGGAAGGCGATAAATCAccatgaaataaaaaaattaaatgataaattgaattactTATACAGCATTTCTAATGAGGAACGCAAAAAGACCATAATTGGGAAAATGattaaaacaattaatGAAAGTAAAACTGTATTGATCAAAAACAACTATTTAGGAGAAACACACCATTCGAATAATATAGATTTTAAGAACTTTTCTGAAAAAAGCATCTTAATGATCGAAGATTTGATAACTCTTAATCgtgaattaaaattattagttaCTGAACAAAAACGTATATATTACCTATGGGAATcaacattattaaattcttggAAACTAGAAAATTTGATTGTTGATATTGAGCCGCATCTATATTCTAAAAACGAGAACAACCCATTAATATTCTCATCCAGAGCAACTGGATCAGTGCATACCTCCAATAATAGCCTGAAGAATGATGACAGTTTATCAGTAAGAAGTAATTATTTGGTTATGAATAATGAAACAATCGATGGAGTAtttcttccaaataataatttcagaataaaaaatgcagaattgattaaaaatataagatATTTATTAGAGAAATTGTTTACgattaataaagaatactTAAACCAATTcctttatatattttcattagtTACTAGTATTGGAATAATTTCTGCAGAAGCTACTATGTATTTCCCAAATTTGAACATTTCCCTATATTCACATATAATAAGAACATGTTTGAGGATAAAATATATGAACAATTAcatcaaatttattttagtttattttatttgccAGTGTTTACTCATTTATGTTTATGTATGCACATACTGGGgattattttatttcaaaatccCAAAGAAATATGggatttatttaaataagcACACAGATGGGCCATGTATCGTTTTTTTCTCACAGTTTTTATGCAAGCTTTCAACTGCTTTATGCTTCCACTATCTCTCAATActtaaaattgaagaaacAGAATTTGGGAAATTTTATGGAAAACAAATTCAGCATCTTCTAGATATTTTTGGGaaagattttaatatattttttttccctATTATTGTTGTACTAGTTTATGCTATTAATGTTTTTGATTTACAGGGAAAGTTAATTAGGAACAGTGGAATTTACTATGTATTCTTTGAATACTACATTTTTGATGATTACGTAATAGGAtctaatttagaaaatgaattgaGCGAGAACGAAAAAATTTCCAATGGAAAGAGAATATCTGAaatccaaaaaataaagaaaacGATGGAATTGAACTATTGTGGAAGAAAAATGGTTCAATTATGA
- a CDS encoding transcription activator: MVEPVTYICGECGADVSLLSHGAAVRCRTCGCRILYKKRTRKMIQYEAR; this comes from the exons ATGGTTGAACCAGTTACATATATTTGTGGTG aaTGCGGTGCTGATGTTAGTTTGCTATCTCACGGCGCAGCAGTTAGATGCCGAACTTGCGGATGCAGGATTTTATACAAAAAGAGGACGAGAAAGATGATTCAATATGAAGCCAGGTAA
- a CDS encoding thioredoxin fold protein related to phosducin, with the protein INFLKALLLERLSLHLINSASKHFIDEILHGVEKKIMDSNSINVIKKVLEESENIIDEEIRAFDNIQNDENELNRLREKRIEELRQEFKQKNKFIQFGHGKYDFISDEKEFFDVIKKSENVVCHFFRPSTLRCEIFDRHLEIISKKHLEAKFIKINAEKSHFVCSNLNINILPTIALIKNSKLIHKIIGFEELSSRDNFTTTQLEELLVRRNMIQEQ; encoded by the coding sequence ATAAATTTCTTAAAGGCCCTTTTACTAGAGCGGCTATCTTTGCACCTAATTAATAGCGCTAGCAAACATTTTATTGACGAAATACTACATGGtgttgaaaaaaaaatcatggACTCTAACAGCATAAATGTTATAAAGAAGGTTCTAGAGGAGAGCGAAAACATCATTGACGAAGAAATTAGAGCTTTTGATAACATTCAAAATGATGAGAATGAACTTAACCGTTtaagagaaaaaagaattgaagAATTGAGGCAAGAGTTCaaacaaaaaaacaaatttataCAATTTGGCCATGGGAAATATGATTTCATCTCAGATGAAAAAGAGTTCTTCGatgtaataaaaaaaagcgAAAACGTAGTTTGCCACTTCTTCAGGCCATCAACTCTAAGATGTGAAATTTTTGATCGTCATCTGGAgattatttctaaaaaacATCTAGAGGCAAAGTTTATTAAGATTAATGCGGAAAAATCGCACTTTGTTTGTAGTaacttaaatattaatattttaccAACTATTGCATTGATTAAAAATTCGAAACTCATACACaaaattattggatttGAGGAACTTTCATCGAGAGATAACTTTACAACAACTCAACTTGAGGAGTTGTTAGTTAGAAGGAATATGATACAAGAACAATAA
- a CDS encoding protein with 3 CCCH domains (a domain expanded in plasmodium) yields the protein MESLRDNFSTNIGPSCFASNASLFQRRNSSELVRRQLYKTKMCAFYNVGKCTRGNLCAFAHSVQELRPLPDLRFTRLCELTKRGDVCRDVNCTFAHSINDLRTTEIPPTPLSEFNIMRSNENTALIRKLGSTSESKTKFRTGESIKDPFLSKSEGEDIFVSSADTTPQSLRPQLRNTEYEIPCQWRKIDNIISQNVGSIRSGIFSYLNETETSQIDNWVYNEEFASRFSPDISTHSETSCKFVNNSDFQEPPNYFSSKCLLARGIPDWDFISNDDKISTLQCDILNIIGGDGNHHTEDICSIEKGALHMIN from the coding sequence ATGGAAAGCTTAAGGGATAACTTCTCTACAAATATCGGCCCTAGTTGTTTTGCATCCAACGCCTCTCTATTCCAGAGAAGAAATTCTTCGGAGCTTGTGCGCAGGCAGTTATATAAAACAAAGATGTGTGCATTTTATAATGTAGGTAAATGCACAAGGGGGAACCTATGTGCATTTGCTCATTCTGTTCAAGAACTAAGACCTCTCCCGGACCTTAGGTTTACACGTCTTTGTGAGCTGACTAAGCGAGGTGATGTCTGCCGCGATGTAAACTGTACATTTGCTCATAGCATAAATGATTTAAGGACTACTGAAATTCCTCCAACCCCTCTAtcagaatttaatattatgagATCTAATGAAAATACGGCTTTAATTAGAAAGTTAGGTTCAACGAGTGAATCCAAGACGAAGTTCAGAACTGGAGAGTCAATTAAAGACCCTTTTTTGAGCAAAAGTGAAGGGGaagatatttttgtttcGAGTGCAGATACAACTCCTCAAAGTCTCAGGCCACAATTGAGAAATACAGAATACGAAATTCCGTGTCAATGGCGCAAGATAGATAATATCATTTCACAAAATGTTGGTAGCATTCGTAGCGgaatattttcttatttgaACGAAACTGAAACTTCTCAAATAGATAATTGGGTTTACAACGAAGAATTTGCAAGTAGATTTTCTCCTGATATTTCGACCCATTCTGAAACTTCATGtaaatttgtaaataaCAGCGACTTTCAAGAGCCTCCAAACTATTTTTCTTCGAAGTGCTTGTTAGCAAGAGGAATACCAGACTGGGATTTTATTAGTAACGACGATAAGATATCAACGCTTCAATGcgatattttgaatattatcGGAGGTGATGGCAACCACCATACAGAAGATATTTGTTCAATTGAAAAGGGGGCGCTTCATATGATtaattaa
- a CDS encoding SLBP family of RNA binding proteins has product MINLDNNTPLFCNPMTPHRVYEVSILLLIGKKVKEKNFVSAIEVHPNLPKLEVKESEAKNLNSGSKYIQSKNSLFTLDSKNFDIYNEVDPPPNKGFFSFSDLTSLLEKLPSTELIKYGNYKSDFVRQNTELKASEEPLTSRMISRLKQIAIGKSLPEYKNYINQVPLEKRSSEDPRTPKCDTRLTKREFDNLYREWRVKLHQYESKFSSGASTRVNTPEDDLNHHSRYCPDIKTLKI; this is encoded by the coding sequence ATGATCAATTTGGATAACAACACTCCATTATTTTGCAATCCGATGACGCCACACAGAGTTTATGAAGTATCGATATTACTGCTGATAGGGAAGAAAGtcaaagaaaagaattttgtATCAGCAATTGAGGTTCATCCTAATTTACCCAAGCTCGAGGTAAAAGAGAGTGAAgcaaagaatttgaattcagGCTCTAAATACATACAGTCCAAAAATTCTCTTTTCACTTTGGATAGCAAAAACTTTGACATCTATAATGAGGTTGATCCACCACCAAACAAGggatttttttcattttctgaTTTGACATCTCTTCTTGAGAAACTCCCATCCactgaattaataaagtatGGCAATTATAAGAGCGATTTTGTACGTCAGAATACTGAACTAAAGGCATCTGAGGAGCCCTTGACGTCAAGAATGATTTCTCGGTTAAAGCAGATAGCAATTGGGAAAAGTCTACCTGAGTACaagaattatataaatcaaGTTCCTTTAGAGAAAAGATCATCCGAAGACCCCAGAACTCCGAAATGTGATACAAGGTTGACAAAAAGAGAATTTGACAACCTTTATAGAGAATGGCGTGTAAAACTACATCAATATGAAAGTAAATTTTCTTCTGGCGCTTCAACTAGAGTGAATACCCCAGAAGATGATCTTAATCATCATAGTAGATATTGCCCTGATattaaaactttaaaaatataa
- a CDS encoding hypothetical protein (membrane associated protein with no close homologs, transmembrane domain or GPI anchor at C-terminus), protein MDWKYTRGFNEIEDLLKRVKHIELLCESDVKIDEVSSIEQEYIKHKIKLFELYNTTYTILDHLENDENHPKLLTKIKLVDLISQMKIEIRELRKIYNKYSSSLRINQLNKDDNKYIDIENYEKEFIEITESRFNKLFTDPFSKITHSTTLNDFLLKPDSANKVEHREIGDSDKTKINEWSLENRRIDEDIKEVGNMALRIADKAAQLGREAKAHNISIEEIKNTTEFATTDIFNLNRKVQEVIGTNNNTTFCCRITLVTLVFISVSLIIVLIFKKLI, encoded by the coding sequence atggACTGGAAGTATACAAGGGgttttaatgaaattgaagaCCTTTTAAAGCGTGTTAAACACATTGAACTCCTATGTGAATCTGATGTGAAAATTGATGAAGTTTCAAGCATTGAACAAGAATATATAAAACACAAGATTAAAttgtttgaattatataataCAACTTACACAATTTTAGATCATCTTGAAAACGACGAGAATCACCCAAAGTTGTTGACAAAAATTAAGTTGGTGGATTTAATTAGTCAAatgaaaatagaaattcGGGAATTAAGGAAAATTTACAATAAGTATTCTTCCAGTTTGCGCATTAATCAGCTGaataaagatgataatAAGTACattgatattgaaaattatgaaaaggagtttattgaaataaCTGAATCgagatttaataaattatttaccgatccattttcaaaaattacaCATTCAACAACTTTAAATGATTTCTTGCTTAAACCTGATTCAGCAAACAAAGTTGAGCATAGGGAAATTGGTGATTCAGATAAAactaaaattaatgaatggAGTTTGGAAAATAGAAGAATAGATGAAGATATAAAAGAAGTAGGAAATATGGCGTTAAGAATCGCAGATAAAGCAGCACAGCTTGGCCGCGAGGCTAAAGCACACAACATAagtattgaagaaattaagaaTACTACAGAATTTGCTACAACCGACATCTTTAACCTGAACAGAAAGGTACAGGAAGTTATCGgtacaaataataacacTACCTTCTGTTGTAGAATAACATTGGTCACGCTAGTTTTTATCTCAGTTTCACTTATCATTGTGTTgatatttaaaaaactaATTTAA